Proteins found in one Coffea eugenioides isolate CCC68of chromosome 5, Ceug_1.0, whole genome shotgun sequence genomic segment:
- the LOC113772515 gene encoding vegetative cell wall protein gp1-like translates to MSTQQQPRPWFRLANIMRPAPPPAPAPAPPPPLARPPAPTPSLQAPPPIAPFRPPVALPRPLPPAPPNLPVASPPSVTPTTPSSPQISTTRAPPPSPRPPPTPPAPSPSPTPPKSPTPSITRSPVAPPPKPGSSSPPASPIIKTASAETSSAARPVVSSPSLSASPKTKPPSPPSSTIALPASPAPKTLLYSGPPTAAPAPAPVPPPPSPVAATAARPRAAPSPRVKSSTPPPNHAQSTIVKPSAHPPSPLTLPPPQLRADATSHDYDLEPIPPEAVQKTVLTQDDTSHEKAPKIDPTKSSSSPSSGGKERQVKKDKGAMTTYKDKKNHNNKSAVSSPELGMRVVTLAGDNKGAVMELSPGASRKKYDSGQHFWGKNGQKLGSHEKEEEDGRHSDDGGIKNGRGEMGRSKLVAAPQPPVDAFVNSNVQGVNNSIVYNCTYGNRDPGVHLSVSRKGNGHHHQQDAGHYNVHRD, encoded by the coding sequence ATGTCTACCCAACAGCAGCCTCGGCCATGGTTCCGTTTGGCTAACATAATGCGCCCAGCACCTCCACCTGCACCTGCACCTGCACCACCACCGCCTCTTGCACGTCCCCCTGCTCCAACACCTTCACTGCAAGCCCCACCTCCTATTGCACCCTTCAGGCCCCCTGTAGCTCTGCCTCGGCCTCTGCCACCTGCTCCACCGAATTTGCCTGTTGCTTCACCCCCTTCTGTAACCCCTACAACCCCAAGCTCCCCTCAGATCTCCACTACTAGAGCACCTCCACCATCGCCACGACCACCGCCAACACCTCCGGCTCCAAGCCCCTCCCCCACGCCTCCAAAATCCCCTACCCCCTCCATAACTAGGTCGCCTGTTGCACCCCCTCCTAAACCTGGGTCTTCGTCGCCACCAGCATCTCCAATAATCAAAACTGCATCAGCGGAAACGTCTTCGGCTGCACGTCCAGTTGTATCCTCTCCATCTTTATCAGCATCCCCAAAAACTAAACCCCCATCACCGCCCTCTTCAACAATAGCATTGCCAGCCTCTCCTGCTCCAAAAACATTGCTCTATTCAGGCCCTCCCACTGCAGCACCAGCACCAGCACCAGTCCCTCCACCACCTTCTCCAGTTGCAGCCACCGCCGCAAGACCTCGTGCTGCACCCAGCCCGAGGGTGAAAAGCAGTACACCTCCTCCTAATCACGCTCAATCCACCATTGTGAAACCTTCAGCTCATCCTCCATCTCCATTAACACTGCCTCCGCCGCAACTCAGGGCTGACGCAACCAGTCATGATTATGATCTGGAACCAATACCCCCAGAAGCTGTGCAGAAAACAGTGCTAACGCAAGATGATACCAGTCATGAAAAGGCGCCAAAGATCGATCCCACGAAGTCGTCGTCCTCCCCCTCCTCCGGGGGGAAAGAGAGACAAGTTAAGAAAGACAAAGGAGCAATGACGACTTACAAGGACAAAAAGAATCATAATAATAAATCAGCTGtttcttcaccagagcttgGTATGAGAGTCGTAACACTTGCAGGTGACAACAAAGGAGCTGTTATGGAATTGAGCCCAGGAGCTTCCCGCAAGAAGTACGATTCTGGGCAACATTTCTGGGGTAAAAATGGCCAGAAATTGGGAAGCCatgagaaggaggaggaggacgGCAGGCATTCTGATGACGGTGGGATAAAGAATGGAAGAGGCGAAATGGGAAGGAGCAAATTAGTGGCAGCTCCACAGCCCCCAGTGGACGCCTTTGTGAACAGTAACGTCCAGGGAGTCAACAATTCCATTGTCTACAACTGCACCTACGGCAACCGTGATCCTGGAGTCCATCTCTCGGTATCTAGGAAGGGCAATGGCCACCACCACCAGCAGGACGCCGGCCATTATAATGTTCATCGTGACTAG
- the LOC113771262 gene encoding ras-related protein RABA3-like — AEGSRGGHDHVKKDDNVGDQINEKVDYVFKVVVIGDSAVGKSQILSRFTKNEFCFDSKSTIGVEFQTRTVNINSKVVKAQIWDTAGQERYRAVTSAYYRGALGAMLVYDITKRQSFDHVARWVEELRAHADNSIVIVLVGNKADLVDLRTVPAEDAVEFAENQGLLFFETSALNGDNVDAAFFKLLEEIHNAVSKKCLDSRGAGGIRANATDQGSFKGLKIDVISSAEFEVSEMKKSSSCSC; from the exons GCGGAAGGTAGCAGGGGTGGCCATGATCATGTGAAGAAGGACGACAATGTTGGAGATCAGATCAATGAAAAGGTAGACTATGTGTTCAAGGTGGTGGTGATCGGAGACTCTGCGGTGGGCAAGTCTCAGATACTGTCCAGGTTTACCAAGAATGAGTTCTGCTTCGATTCCAAATCCACCATTGGAGTCGAGTTCCAGACCAGGACTGTCAACATCAACTCCAAAGTCGTCAAGGCCCAGATCTGGGATACTGCTGGCCAAGAAAG GTACCGAGCTGTGACGAGTGCATACTACAGAGGTGCGCTGGGGGCCATGTTGGTGTACGACATTACCAAAAGGCAGTCATTTGATCATGTAGCCAGATGGGTGGAGGAACTGAGGGCTCATGCAGATAACTCCATCGTCATCGTGCTGGTCGGAAACAAAGCTGATCTCGTGGACTTGAGGACCGTGCCGGCGGAGGACGCCGTGGAGTTCGCAGAAAACCAGGGCCTGTTATTCTTTGAGACATCAGCACTCAACGGTGACAATGTGGACGCTGCATTCTTTAAGCTCCTCGAGGAGATACACAACGCGGTGTCCAAGAAGTGTTTGGATAGCCGCGGCGCCGGCGGAATCAGAGCCAATGCCACCGACCAAGGTTCCTTCAAGGGTTTGAAAATTGATGTCATTTCTAGTGCAGAATTTGAAGTCAGTGAGATGAAGAAATCGTCCTCTTGCTCTTGCTAA
- the LOC113769848 gene encoding uncharacterized protein LOC113769848, whose amino-acid sequence MAATLCFLQLPLLPPAPNHHHHHHRPSSSLRFTLTATDPITTTSTTNTTSQLSQQQHSPQKLLHQTVLSTLKSAALPLLPLAFPFFLDLKDAVAVDGNFGLLEGRTMALVHPLVMASLFLYTLYAGYLGWQWRRVRTIQTEINELKKQVQQVPVSPAGTPPPQPPQPSPVELQIQQLTEERKQLIKGQYRDKHYDAGSLLLGFGVFGSVFGAVNTWFRTGKLFPGPHLFAGAGITVLWAAAASLVPAMQKGNETARNLHIALNSLNVILFIWQIPTGIDILFRAVEFTNWP is encoded by the exons ATGGCAGCCACACTCTGCTTCCTTCAACTCCCTCTGCTTCCTCCTGCACcaaaccaccaccaccaccaccaccgaCCATCCTCCTCCTTGAGATTCACCCTCACAGCCACCGACCCAATTACCACTACTTCTACTACTAATACAACATCGCAACTCTCTCAACAACAACATTCCCCGCAAAAACTCCTGCATCAAACTGTTCTTTCTACTTTAAAATCAGCTGCCCTTCCTCTCCTCCCACTTGCATTCCCTTTCTTTCTTGACCTCAAG GATGCAGTTGCAGTTGACGGGAACTTTGGACTTCTTGAAGGCAGGACAATGGCTCTCGTTCATCCCCTTGTCATGGCTAGTTTGTTTCTTTACACCTTATACGCCGGTTATCTTGGCTGGCAATGGCGCCGAGTCCGCACCATACAAACTGAGATTAACGAGCTCAAGAAGCAAGTGCAGCAGGTTCCAGTCTCCCCGGCTGGCACCCCTCCTCCTCAACCCCCGCAGCCGTCCCCTGTTGAGCTCCAAATTCAGCAACTCACCGAG GAAAGGAAGCAGTTGATTAAAGGCCAATACAGGGATAAGCACTACGATGCCGGTTCCCTTCTACTCGGATTTGGGGTGTTTGGGTCGGTTTTTGGAGCAGTCAACACCTGGTTTCGGACTGGAAAGCTATTTCCGGGACCCCATTTATTTGCAGGGGCAG GGATAACTGTGCTATGGGCAGCAGCTGCATCCCTTGTACCTGCAATGCAGAAGGGGAACGAAACTGCCAGAAATCTTCATATTGCGCTCAACTCCCTAAATGTTATCCTCTTCATTTGGCAGATTCCCACTGGAATTGACATTCTCTTCAGAGCGGTTGAGTTCACCAACTGGCCTTGA